Proteins encoded within one genomic window of Pseudalkalibacillus sp. SCS-8:
- the bcd gene encoding branched-chain amino acid dehydrogenase, whose translation MEIFKYMEQYDYEQLVICQDKQSGLKAIICIHDTTLGPALGGTRMWTYETEDAAIEDALRLAKGMTYKNAAAGLNLGGGKTVIIGDPKSDKNEEMFRAFGRYIQGLNGRYITAEDVGTTVADMDLIRQETEFVTGVSPAFGSSGNPSPVTAYGVYRGMKAAAKEAFGTDSLEGKVVAVQGVGNVAYNLCKHLHEEGAQLIVTDINKEAVQRAVDDFGAKAVDTEEIYSVDCDIYAPCALGATINDETIPQLKAKVIAGAANNQLKDTKHGDMIHEMGIAYAPDYVINAGGVINVADELYGYNRERAMKKVELIYDNIARVFEISKRDNIPTYAAADRLAEERIERNKNSRSQFLLNDRHILSHRIGQ comes from the coding sequence ATGGAAATTTTCAAGTATATGGAGCAATATGATTACGAACAATTGGTGATTTGCCAGGATAAACAATCTGGATTGAAAGCGATTATCTGTATTCATGATACGACTCTAGGACCTGCTCTTGGTGGAACGCGTATGTGGACTTATGAAACAGAGGATGCTGCGATTGAAGATGCACTTCGCCTTGCGAAAGGTATGACGTATAAAAATGCTGCAGCTGGTTTGAATCTAGGCGGAGGTAAGACCGTCATCATCGGAGATCCGAAATCGGATAAGAATGAAGAAATGTTCCGTGCATTCGGTCGCTATATCCAAGGATTGAATGGTCGTTACATAACTGCAGAGGATGTTGGAACGACAGTTGCAGATATGGACCTTATCCGTCAGGAAACAGAATTTGTAACAGGTGTATCTCCTGCATTCGGTTCATCTGGTAATCCTTCTCCAGTAACGGCTTACGGCGTTTATCGCGGTATGAAGGCTGCTGCGAAGGAAGCGTTTGGAACAGACTCATTGGAAGGAAAAGTCGTTGCCGTTCAGGGTGTCGGAAATGTTGCATACAACCTTTGTAAGCATCTTCACGAAGAAGGAGCTCAACTGATCGTAACAGATATCAACAAGGAAGCTGTTCAACGTGCAGTAGATGATTTCGGTGCAAAAGCTGTCGATACTGAAGAAATCTACTCCGTGGATTGTGACATTTATGCACCATGTGCCCTCGGTGCCACAATCAATGATGAAACGATTCCTCAATTGAAGGCGAAAGTCATTGCTGGTGCGGCAAATAACCAGTTGAAGGACACGAAGCATGGCGACATGATTCACGAAATGGGTATTGCCTATGCTCCTGACTACGTCATCAATGCAGGTGGCGTAATCAATGTAGCCGATGAATTGTACGGGTACAACCGTGAACGTGCGATGAAGAAGGTTGAATTGATTTATGACAACATCGCTCGCGTATTTGAAATCTCGAAACGCGACAACATCCCGACGTATGCGGCTGCAGACCGTCTAGCAGAAGAACGTATCGAACGAAACAAAAATTCAAGAAGCCAGTTCTTGTTGAACGACCGACACATCCTTTCCCACCGTATCGGTCAATAA
- the yqiS gene encoding phosphate butyryltransferase, with translation MHLEQIIEEATRMPNRTVAVAASEDSEVIHAVKMAIDKGIASFQLFGDEDRTTALLNEHGLQQSDQLKVIPCQAPDESAAKAVQAVSSGNADVVMKGMVSTSVILKAVLNKEFGLRTGKVLSHVAAFEIDGFDRLIFVTDAAMNIAPDLKQKADIIQNAVDVARKLGVETPKVAPITAVEVVNPSMEATLDAAALSQMNSRGQIKDCIVDGPLALDNAVSLEAASHKGISGEVAGQADILLVPNIETGNALYKSLIYFARAKVGAVISGAKAPIVLTSRADTAESKLNSIALAVRSV, from the coding sequence ATGCATTTAGAACAAATCATCGAAGAAGCGACCCGAATGCCAAACCGAACTGTAGCGGTTGCAGCCTCAGAAGATAGCGAGGTCATCCATGCAGTGAAAATGGCAATCGATAAAGGGATAGCATCCTTTCAATTGTTTGGGGATGAAGACCGAACAACTGCGTTACTTAATGAACACGGTCTTCAACAATCTGATCAATTAAAAGTTATTCCTTGTCAAGCACCTGACGAATCAGCTGCGAAGGCAGTCCAAGCTGTCAGCAGTGGCAATGCGGATGTTGTCATGAAAGGGATGGTTTCAACATCGGTCATTTTGAAAGCGGTTTTGAATAAAGAATTTGGTTTAAGGACGGGTAAGGTCCTTTCCCATGTAGCTGCTTTTGAAATCGATGGGTTTGACAGGCTGATCTTTGTAACAGATGCGGCAATGAATATTGCGCCGGATTTGAAACAAAAAGCCGATATTATCCAAAATGCTGTGGACGTTGCGCGTAAACTCGGGGTGGAAACGCCGAAAGTCGCACCAATCACAGCAGTTGAAGTCGTCAATCCATCCATGGAAGCGACGCTTGATGCAGCAGCCTTGAGCCAGATGAACAGCCGAGGACAAATTAAAGATTGTATAGTGGATGGTCCACTTGCGTTAGACAATGCTGTTTCTTTGGAAGCGGCTTCACATAAAGGGATCAGTGGAGAGGTAGCTGGGCAGGCAGATATTCTGCTTGTACCTAACATTGAAACCGGAAACGCTCTTTATAAATCGCTTATTTATTTTGCGAGAGCGAAAGTAGGGGCTGTCATTTCAGGAGCGAAAGCACCGATTGTCCTTACATCTCGTGCAGATACGGCTGAAAGTAAGCTGAACTCGATTGCATTAGCCGTTCGTTCAGTGTAA
- a CDS encoding sigma 54-interacting transcriptional regulator yields MKNVIIIGANKVGTALVKIIRKSNALKLMAVIDPDKEAPAIKLAEEMGIRTSEAWQDFINEPIDVIIEAAGDEDIFTSLKEVKDRQWVIIPSSVATLISGLMEEQESLITQLSSQSRLQDLVLSSSHDGVIAIDQNRKITIINKSARTMTGLLDESAIGKEITELIPNSELPRILNDGKTEVNKKQVLDNGRKIITTRTPMIDDEGKIIGAFAVFKDITEVVEMAEEVTNLKSVQTMLEAIIHSSEEAITVVDEEGKGLIVNPAYTKLTGLKSEDIYGKPATTDISEGESMHMRVLRTRKPVRGVRLKVGPNRRDVIVNVAPVIVDGKLKGSVGVIHDMSEIQSLTAELQRARQIIRTLEAKYTFSDIIGDSKEMQFAIDQAKLGATTPATVLLRGESGTGKELFAHAIHNSSKLKYNRFVRVNCAAISESLLESELFGYEEGAFSGARKGGKRGLFEEANGGSIFLDEIGELSSDTQAKLLRVLQENEIIRVGGTKAIPINVRVIAATNVNLEKRIIDGSFREDLYYRINRLPIFIPPLRERKEDLGALCNHLIQKLNQDYGRNIEGITEAGIKYLEGYDWPGNVRELENVLGRAIIHLSFHESWIDVKSIPALTSNTNIKEQKASSHSPQQSLQEQVEQFEEELIRATLVQCEGNKTKTAKELKLSLRNLYYKLEKYNIE; encoded by the coding sequence ATGAAAAATGTCATAATCATCGGCGCGAATAAAGTTGGTACAGCGCTTGTCAAGATTATAAGAAAGTCAAACGCATTGAAATTGATGGCTGTCATCGACCCCGATAAAGAAGCTCCAGCAATTAAGCTTGCGGAAGAGATGGGCATCAGAACATCGGAAGCTTGGCAGGATTTCATCAATGAGCCGATCGACGTCATCATTGAAGCGGCTGGTGATGAAGACATCTTCACTTCGTTGAAGGAAGTGAAGGATCGTCAATGGGTGATCATCCCTTCTTCCGTAGCCACTTTGATTTCTGGGTTAATGGAAGAGCAGGAAAGTCTGATTACGCAACTGTCTAGTCAATCCAGGCTGCAGGACTTAGTGTTAAGCTCCTCACATGACGGTGTCATCGCCATCGATCAAAACCGTAAAATCACCATCATTAATAAGAGTGCAAGAACGATGACGGGTCTTCTTGATGAATCGGCGATTGGCAAGGAAATCACAGAATTGATTCCGAATAGTGAATTGCCTCGGATTTTGAATGATGGTAAGACGGAAGTCAACAAAAAGCAGGTTCTGGATAATGGTCGGAAAATCATCACGACTCGTACACCGATGATTGATGATGAAGGTAAGATCATTGGTGCCTTTGCTGTATTCAAGGATATCACTGAAGTTGTGGAAATGGCTGAAGAAGTGACGAATTTGAAAAGCGTTCAGACGATGCTTGAAGCGATCATCCATTCTTCAGAAGAAGCGATTACCGTCGTTGATGAAGAGGGAAAAGGGTTGATCGTCAATCCGGCATATACGAAGCTTACCGGGTTGAAGTCGGAAGATATTTATGGAAAACCAGCCACAACTGACATATCCGAAGGGGAAAGCATGCATATGCGCGTGCTACGTACCCGAAAGCCTGTCAGAGGTGTCCGCTTGAAGGTTGGACCGAATCGGCGGGATGTCATCGTTAATGTCGCCCCTGTGATCGTAGACGGTAAGCTGAAGGGGAGTGTCGGTGTCATTCATGACATGTCGGAAATACAGTCGCTAACGGCAGAGCTTCAGCGTGCAAGACAAATCATCCGCACATTGGAAGCGAAATATACGTTCTCAGATATCATTGGCGATTCCAAGGAAATGCAATTTGCGATTGATCAAGCAAAATTAGGTGCGACGACCCCAGCGACAGTGCTATTACGTGGAGAATCTGGTACAGGTAAGGAGCTTTTTGCCCACGCCATACATAACAGCAGCAAGTTGAAATATAACCGTTTCGTACGAGTCAATTGTGCAGCCATTTCTGAGTCATTATTGGAAAGTGAGTTGTTCGGTTATGAGGAGGGTGCCTTCTCGGGAGCTCGGAAGGGTGGCAAACGCGGTTTATTTGAAGAGGCAAATGGCGGCAGCATTTTTTTAGATGAAATTGGAGAATTATCAAGTGATACTCAAGCCAAGCTATTAAGGGTACTTCAAGAAAATGAAATTATCCGGGTTGGTGGAACGAAAGCGATACCGATTAATGTAAGAGTCATTGCAGCAACCAATGTCAATCTTGAGAAAAGAATAATTGATGGGTCTTTTCGGGAAGATTTATATTATCGTATCAATCGGCTGCCGATCTTCATCCCGCCGTTAAGAGAGAGGAAGGAAGACCTCGGAGCACTATGCAATCATCTCATTCAAAAGCTGAACCAGGATTATGGCCGAAATATCGAAGGGATAACTGAGGCTGGAATCAAGTACCTTGAAGGTTATGACTGGCCTGGGAACGTACGTGAGCTTGAGAACGTGCTCGGACGGGCGATCATCCATCTGTCTTTCCATGAATCATGGATTGATGTAAAATCCATTCCGGCTCTTACTTCAAACACCAATATAAAGGAACAGAAAGCTTCCAGCCATTCGCCACAGCAATCCCTTCAGGAGCAGGTGGAACAGTTTGAAGAAGAACTGATCAGGGCCACCCTTGTCCAATGTGAAGGGAATAAGACGAAAACCGCGAAAGAGCTCAAGCTTTCATTAAGGAATCTTTATTATAAGTTGGAAAAATACAACATTGAATAA
- a CDS encoding DUF2627 family protein, with protein MIRLIALLILLIPGLGGVLGIKLIRDALFGIVHSPFPNFIVELIAGVLLFIVGFGFVGGFIFYRDRKRNNVQPRFRKKGGDS; from the coding sequence ATGATACGACTTATTGCACTACTCATACTCTTAATTCCAGGGTTAGGCGGGGTGTTGGGGATCAAATTGATCCGTGATGCTTTATTTGGAATCGTCCACTCGCCATTTCCAAACTTTATCGTTGAATTAATTGCCGGCGTTCTTCTCTTTATTGTCGGATTCGGTTTTGTGGGTGGTTTTATCTTTTATCGTGACCGGAAGAGGAATAATGTACAACCGAGGTTTAGAAAAAAAGGGGGAGATTCCTGA
- the yvfG gene encoding protein YvfG, with product MEQFSVPFFEENFRTYTEQNKDVFDKQQAMNSYYVSMVSTLINDNINKNSEIVKRVRNLNTAYQNVRSK from the coding sequence ATGGAACAATTCAGTGTGCCGTTTTTCGAAGAAAATTTCCGTACGTATACAGAACAAAACAAGGATGTCTTTGACAAGCAACAAGCGATGAACAGTTATTACGTATCAATGGTCTCAACACTCATTAATGATAACATCAACAAGAATTCAGAAATCGTCAAGCGTGTCCGAAATCTGAATACCGCCTATCAAAATGTCAGATCAAAATAA
- the spo0A gene encoding sporulation transcription factor Spo0A, whose amino-acid sequence MQNIKVCLADDNRELVGLLDEYISTQEDMEVVGVAYNGKECLELLEEESPDVLVLDIIMPHLDGLAVLENMHEMNLSSKPNVIMLTAFGQEDVTSKAVELGASYFILKPFDMENLTNQIRQISGSKKSFVKNSSSSTSRSFTKEYKPKNLDASITSIIHEIGVPAHIKGYMYLREAITMVYNDIELLGSITKVLYPDIAKKFNTTASRVERAIRHAIEVAWSRGNIDSISNLFGYTVSMSKAKPTNSEFIAMVADKLRIEHKAG is encoded by the coding sequence GTGCAAAATATTAAAGTGTGTTTAGCAGATGATAACAGAGAGCTTGTGGGCTTGCTTGATGAGTATATCTCCACTCAGGAGGATATGGAAGTCGTTGGGGTTGCTTATAACGGGAAGGAATGTCTTGAATTATTAGAAGAAGAATCGCCTGACGTCTTGGTATTGGATATTATCATGCCTCATTTGGATGGGTTGGCTGTTCTTGAAAATATGCATGAAATGAATTTAAGCTCGAAACCAAACGTCATCATGCTGACAGCGTTCGGTCAAGAGGATGTCACGTCGAAAGCGGTAGAACTGGGTGCTTCATATTTCATCCTTAAGCCATTTGATATGGAGAATCTGACAAACCAAATCCGTCAGATCAGTGGCTCAAAGAAATCATTTGTTAAAAATTCCTCATCATCTACATCTCGTTCGTTTACGAAAGAATACAAGCCGAAAAACCTTGATGCGAGCATCACAAGTATCATACATGAAATCGGGGTTCCGGCACATATCAAAGGTTACATGTACTTACGTGAAGCGATTACGATGGTATACAACGACATCGAATTGCTTGGATCGATCACAAAAGTTCTTTACCCGGATATCGCCAAAAAGTTCAATACGACTGCTTCCAGAGTTGAACGGGCAATCCGCCACGCGATTGAGGTCGCTTGGAGCCGTGGCAATATCGATTCCATTTCAAACCTTTTCGGATACACAGTGAGCATGTCGAAAGCGAAGCCGACGAACTCCGAATTCATCGCGATGGTTGCCGATAAACTTCGAATCGAGCATAAAGCAGGTTGA
- the spoIVB gene encoding SpoIVB peptidase, translating to MKRVKIRQLVGILLLGFLISLGFIKPIQDYLSIPTDITVFQGERLTIDQKHPNATVHSSNAEESILSIGSIEDNPQSFSIKANQDGQDELTMQVANLPVKKMNVKVLPEFKVIPGGQNIGVRLNTVGVLVVGHHLVGTSQGDVSPGEKAGIKVGDIITKINGEAVQKLSDVGPFVKKSGQVDRPLTLTIIRDKQTMEKTLMPVKDKSDAKFRIGLYIRDSAAGVGTMTFYHPETGKYGALGHVISDMDTRKPIKVNDGQIIGSTVTSIEKGVHGRPGEKLARFKEGEKVLGSIFKNSQYGIFGKLNGPMKNGIMDRPLPIKLSHEVTEGPAEILTVVKGEEVKKYDVEIVSSVPQKFPATKGLVVKITDPELLKATGGIVQGMSGSPIIQDGKVIGAVTHVFVNDPTSGYGVHIEWMLSEAGINIYERNRNGDKVAS from the coding sequence ATGAAAAGAGTAAAAATCAGACAATTAGTCGGCATTCTTCTCCTTGGATTCCTCATAAGCTTGGGTTTCATAAAGCCTATTCAGGACTATCTCAGTATTCCAACTGACATAACCGTTTTCCAGGGAGAGAGGTTAACGATAGATCAGAAACACCCCAATGCGACAGTCCATTCTTCTAATGCTGAAGAATCCATCTTGTCGATCGGCAGTATCGAAGACAATCCTCAATCCTTTTCAATAAAAGCGAACCAGGACGGCCAAGATGAGCTTACGATGCAGGTAGCCAATCTTCCGGTCAAGAAGATGAATGTGAAAGTTCTCCCTGAATTCAAAGTGATTCCTGGTGGCCAGAATATAGGTGTTCGATTAAATACAGTCGGTGTGCTGGTTGTCGGACATCATCTTGTAGGTACCTCGCAAGGAGACGTTTCTCCAGGGGAAAAAGCAGGTATTAAAGTCGGCGATATCATTACGAAGATCAATGGGGAAGCCGTACAAAAGCTCAGTGATGTCGGACCGTTTGTCAAAAAGAGTGGTCAAGTCGACCGGCCTCTTACATTGACGATCATCCGTGATAAACAGACGATGGAGAAAACACTGATGCCAGTCAAAGATAAGTCAGACGCCAAATTCCGTATCGGACTGTACATCAGAGATTCTGCTGCTGGCGTTGGAACGATGACCTTCTACCACCCAGAAACAGGAAAATACGGTGCCTTAGGTCACGTAATTTCAGATATGGATACACGAAAACCGATTAAAGTCAATGACGGTCAAATCATCGGTTCGACAGTAACGTCAATTGAAAAAGGCGTTCATGGGCGTCCAGGAGAGAAATTGGCTCGCTTCAAAGAAGGAGAGAAAGTACTGGGAAGCATCTTCAAAAATTCACAATATGGCATTTTCGGAAAGCTTAATGGTCCCATGAAAAATGGCATCATGGATCGACCGTTACCGATCAAACTCTCCCATGAAGTGACCGAAGGACCAGCAGAAATCCTGACAGTCGTTAAAGGAGAAGAGGTCAAAAAGTACGATGTTGAAATCGTCAGCTCCGTTCCACAGAAATTTCCAGCTACGAAAGGTCTGGTTGTGAAAATCACCGATCCTGAACTGCTGAAGGCTACCGGCGGAATCGTTCAAGGAATGAGTGGCAGTCCAATCATACAGGATGGAAAGGTAATCGGTGCTGTGACACACGTATTCGTCAATGATCCAACAAGTGGATATGGCGTACACATTGAATGGATGTTAAGTGAAGCAGGAATTAATATATATGAACGAAATCGAAATGGAGATAAGGTGGCGAGCTAA
- the recN gene encoding DNA repair protein RecN, producing the protein MLAELSIRHFAIIEEVTVPFEDGLTVLTGETGAGKSIIIDAIGLLIGGRGSSEYVRHGTDRAEIEGLFYVPEAHPVIRKTQEQGIEVSDGMIVLKRDITNSGKSICRINGKLVTLAILREIGQTLIDIHGQHEHQFLLQSDKHLSLLDQYLSSDLERTKQEYMQLYKRYQDTQAQLKQLTENEQEMAHRIDLIQYQLEEIDQAKLQPNEDEELMEEKQKLNNFERLYQAVNDAYQALYGDGKGIDILGLAMSHLENVSDYDQALKPIEETITNTYYALEDASHQLRDYVDQMEFDPERLAVIEDRLHEINTLKRKYGNTVEEILEYSSRIEEELHTFTNKDDRIKQLNDDLTEIGKDLYLEAEQLSKLRKQAAKKLEKKIHQQLKDLYMAKTTFEVSFTPLSGSSNIKIDKDGHEIQLNKNGMDDVEFLISTNPGEPLKPLVKIASGGELSRIILALKAIFSNQQEVASIIFDEVDTGVSGRVAQAIAEKIQKLSVGSQVLCITHLPQVAAMADRHLYIQKKIKGDRTLTLVKPLPFDEKVKEIARMISGVEITDLTKRHAKEMIEFADEVKITS; encoded by the coding sequence ATGCTTGCGGAATTATCGATAAGACATTTTGCCATTATTGAAGAAGTTACCGTTCCGTTCGAGGATGGATTGACCGTATTGACTGGTGAAACAGGTGCTGGTAAGTCCATCATCATTGATGCAATCGGCTTGTTAATTGGGGGTCGAGGCTCTTCTGAGTATGTTCGACATGGAACGGACAGGGCAGAAATAGAAGGCTTGTTTTATGTCCCTGAAGCGCATCCTGTCATAAGGAAGACGCAAGAGCAGGGAATTGAAGTGTCGGACGGTATGATTGTATTGAAGCGAGATATCACAAACTCAGGAAAAAGCATCTGCCGTATCAACGGAAAGTTGGTCACTTTAGCGATTTTAAGGGAAATTGGTCAAACACTCATTGATATTCATGGACAGCATGAGCATCAATTTCTTTTGCAAAGCGATAAACACTTGAGTTTATTAGACCAATATCTTTCCTCCGACCTTGAACGGACGAAGCAGGAATATATGCAGCTTTACAAGCGCTATCAAGATACACAAGCACAGCTTAAGCAGCTGACTGAAAATGAGCAGGAAATGGCACATCGTATTGATTTGATTCAATATCAGCTTGAAGAAATCGACCAAGCGAAGCTTCAACCGAATGAAGATGAAGAATTGATGGAAGAGAAACAAAAGCTCAATAACTTCGAAAGGCTTTACCAGGCTGTCAATGATGCATACCAGGCCCTTTATGGGGACGGAAAAGGCATAGATATCCTCGGCCTTGCCATGAGCCATCTTGAAAACGTTTCAGATTATGATCAGGCATTGAAGCCGATTGAGGAGACGATTACGAATACGTACTATGCACTGGAAGACGCTTCACACCAGTTAAGGGATTATGTCGATCAAATGGAATTCGACCCGGAGCGTTTAGCGGTCATTGAAGATCGTTTACACGAGATCAATACGTTGAAAAGAAAATATGGGAACACAGTTGAGGAAATTTTAGAATACAGCTCTCGTATTGAGGAAGAACTCCATACATTTACAAATAAAGACGACCGAATTAAACAATTGAATGATGATCTTACTGAGATCGGAAAAGATCTATACTTAGAGGCTGAACAATTAAGTAAATTGAGGAAGCAGGCTGCAAAAAAACTCGAGAAGAAAATCCACCAGCAATTGAAGGATCTCTACATGGCGAAAACCACGTTCGAGGTGTCCTTTACACCATTGAGCGGGTCTTCAAATATCAAAATTGACAAAGACGGACACGAGATACAGCTTAACAAAAACGGTATGGACGATGTGGAATTCCTCATATCGACCAATCCAGGTGAACCGTTGAAACCATTGGTCAAAATCGCTTCAGGTGGTGAACTTTCGAGAATCATCCTTGCGTTGAAAGCCATCTTTTCCAATCAACAGGAAGTGGCTTCCATCATTTTTGATGAAGTCGATACAGGTGTAAGTGGAAGAGTTGCACAAGCGATCGCTGAAAAAATACAGAAGCTTTCTGTCGGATCCCAGGTTCTTTGTATCACACACTTACCACAGGTTGCAGCGATGGCTGACCGGCACCTTTACATACAGAAAAAGATCAAAGGTGATCGTACGTTGACACTCGTCAAACCATTGCCATTCGATGAAAAAGTAAAAGAGATCGCAAGGATGATTTCAGGTGTTGAAATCACTGATCTAACAAAGCGGCATGCTAAAGAAATGATCGAATTTGCAGACGAAGTAAAAATTACCTCATGA
- the ahrC gene encoding transcriptional regulator AhrC/ArgR translates to MNKGQRHIKIREIITNFDIDTQDELVDRLKNAGFNVTQATVSRDIKELHLVKVPMQDGRYKYSLPADQRFNPLQKLRRTLTDSFINIDHTDHLIVMKTLPGNANAVGALIDNLDWEEIMGTICGDDTILIICRSAEDSPIITQQFLDML, encoded by the coding sequence ATGAACAAAGGACAAAGACATATAAAAATCAGGGAAATCATTACGAATTTCGACATCGATACTCAGGATGAATTGGTCGATCGTCTTAAGAATGCAGGATTCAATGTGACACAAGCTACCGTTTCGCGGGACATTAAGGAGTTGCACCTGGTAAAGGTACCTATGCAGGATGGTCGATATAAATATAGTCTTCCTGCTGACCAAAGATTCAATCCTTTACAGAAGCTGAGACGGACGTTGACGGATAGCTTCATCAATATTGATCATACGGATCATCTCATCGTCATGAAAACACTGCCCGGTAATGCAAACGCGGTAGGTGCCTTGATCGATAATCTTGACTGGGAAGAAATCATGGGGACGATCTGTGGGGATGACACGATACTGATCATATGCCGTTCCGCTGAAGACAGCCCGATCATTACACAACAATTCTTAGATATGCTTTAG
- a CDS encoding TlyA family RNA methyltransferase, protein MKKKERLDILLVERGLIETREKAKRAIMAGLVFSEQERMDKPGQKVDATIPIELKGNPIPYVSRGGLKLEKALKTFEFDLQDKIMIDIGSSTGGFTDCALQNGAKFVYAVDVGYNQLAWKLRNDERVRVMERTNFRYSKPEDFTNGLPHVATIDVSFISLKLILPVLKEILMPGGQIIALVKPQFEAGREEVGKKGIVRDRKIHRSVLEKIIQFSHDTGYHVMDCIHSPIRGGEGNIEFLLHLSKPSEHETAEIKWTGEPSAVVDEAHESYKIDER, encoded by the coding sequence ATGAAAAAGAAAGAACGACTGGATATTCTCCTCGTCGAACGAGGATTGATAGAAACACGCGAAAAAGCCAAGCGGGCGATCATGGCAGGGCTTGTCTTTTCAGAGCAAGAGAGAATGGATAAGCCAGGCCAAAAAGTCGATGCGACGATTCCGATCGAGTTGAAAGGGAATCCGATCCCTTATGTTAGCCGCGGAGGCTTGAAATTAGAAAAAGCGTTAAAAACATTTGAGTTTGACCTTCAAGATAAAATCATGATTGATATTGGTTCTTCAACAGGTGGATTTACAGATTGTGCGCTCCAGAATGGTGCAAAATTCGTATACGCCGTGGACGTTGGATACAATCAACTCGCTTGGAAGCTTCGGAATGATGAACGTGTACGCGTAATGGAACGTACGAATTTCAGATATTCCAAACCTGAGGATTTCACCAATGGACTGCCTCACGTAGCTACCATCGATGTATCGTTTATATCCTTGAAATTGATTTTACCTGTTCTGAAAGAAATCCTCATGCCAGGCGGCCAGATTATCGCATTGGTGAAACCCCAATTCGAGGCAGGGCGAGAAGAAGTCGGGAAAAAAGGCATTGTCCGTGACAGGAAAATCCATCGATCGGTGCTGGAGAAGATCATTCAGTTCAGTCATGATACAGGCTATCATGTGATGGACTGTATTCATTCTCCGATTCGTGGTGGAGAAGGGAATATCGAATTCCTGCTTCACCTCTCCAAGCCCTCAGAACATGAGACCGCTGAAATCAAATGGACTGGAGAACCAAGCGCGGTCGTGGATGAAGCACATGAATCCTATAAAATTGACGAAAGATAA